The genomic interval TTTTGGAATCAAAGAACCTCGAACTCCTGTGCCATGTGAAAAACGTATCAATCCACTGAATCGTAAAAATTTATCTCGTTTAGATATGGCCTATTGGTGGCTTGTTATTATTGGTGCGATTTTCACGCTTGCTCGTTTTAGTGAGGCTTTTCTGGTGTTACGGGCTATTGATGTTGGAATGCCAATTGCTGTAGCTCCGATTGTAATGGTTATTATGAGCTTCACTTATGCTATTTCTGCTTATCCGTTTGGAAAACTTGCCGATCACATGAGTCATTCTAGACTATTAATGATGGGCATAGTTATTTTAAGTATTGCCGATGTATTGCTTGCAATAAATCACCATTGGACGACGCTCATAGCAGGTGTTTCGCTTTGGGGGATTCATATGGGGATGACACAAGGCTTACTGGCAACGATGGTCGCAGATATTTCTCCAGTGGATTTACGAGGAACCGCTTTTGGTTTCTTTAATTTAGCGAGTGGGTTGATGATGTTCGTCGCAAGTATGCTCGCAGGTTTTTTGTGGGAGCACTTTGGAGCATCAATTACATTTTATATGGGGGCTTTTTTTTGTGTGATTGCTCTAATTGGCCTAATTTTCAGCGGTATTAAATTAGGCTATCAGCTATAAAATTGATCTCATAATTAAACAAATATTTAAAGTTTGATTATGCGACGTTAATTTTAACTGGAACTTACAGGAGATAATAATTCCGGTAAAAAATAGGTTTTATTTGCCGTAATCCAGTCCAATAGTTTGCATCTTCATAACAAGCGTGTCGCTACCTCGTTAAAAATTCTGGGACATCCGAGTCCCCAGAATTCACTCGCCAACGCGACAGGTTAAAGGACGCGATATGCCTTCATTATAAAGGCAACGAAGTTGTTAAAACATGAAATTTGTATCCGAATACAACCCTATACCTGCCGATCTGATAACTGTGGTAGAACAGTTCAATTAACTCATTATATAATGCATATCAAGACAGATTGGAACTGAGCATTTACCTAAACGGTCCTATTCTCTAGGAGATGACTCTTATAGCCTGAACTCATTCATTGCTTGATTTAAAGTGAAAATTATGTGATATAATTTTACAAAATACGTCTATATTTAGAATCTTATGCCCAATTTTTTTCAAGAAGTATGCCAGCTTCCTGGTAAAGAAAAACTGAATGTGCACGCTCTATTAATCACAAAGCTCTCTAGTTATAATGCTGAATCAATTCAAGACAAACAATTTATCCGATCTATAGTTCCCGATATCAAAAACTTATTTCATAACCACGAACACTCTTTCATAACTCTTGCCTTTGTTTTAAAGCATCACTTAAAGCAAAATCCTGGGATTTCCCCCCCTCTTAAAACATTTATTAATCATGTGGTTGATGCAACAAAAAATCCCTCTTTTCAAAATTACTTTAAACAAAGTAAAATTAGTGCAGAAAACCTAGATTGTCGAATAGCTCGAATTTTTGAATCCAATCTTGCAATAAGAATGCTCCAAAATCCAAGCCCCGCAACATGGAGTTGTATCAATAAAGTAAGTAGCAATATTATTCAATTTATAGAAAAAAATTATGATGAGTTTCTCTTCAAGAAGTTTTTGGAGAATTTAGGACCTGATCTCGAAAATCCGGGGAAACCTAAACTTCCTTTAGCTTTTGGACGTTATCCAAATACCCCGGATATTAAGCAAATTATTGAAACACTAAAGGAAGAAAAAAATCTTGCCAGAATAATGTTAATTCATTTCATGTTCATGCGAAATGTTTATTGTCAAAGTGCTCTTGATTTAGAGATTCAAAATCAAATCAAAACCTTTGGCTACAAAGGGAGCTTAAAAGAGTTTATTTTAGAAAATGAAGGTATAGATACCGATATTGGCCCTTTTTTCTGGAGCTATACATCGTTTCCTTTATATAGCGACAGAGGTAGAGATAAATTTATACCTCAAGAATCTCAAAGATTAGGCATCTGTATCACCCCTGAAGATAGAGAAGAGTTCCCGTTATTTGAGACCTCATGGAATCCTGATTGTATTTGTCAAAAAGCAGATCTTCATTCAAGTTACACTCAATCCCTTATTAACCGGGAGATTCCGTATGTTGCTGGGCCTTCCGGAATGACATCACTGTTAAGTGCAAGCATGTTATTTATGGGGCAATTTGAAAGCATGGAAGAGCATCATCAATACATCTTGGCCATCATGTCATTTATTGTAGGAGGAGGGCTTCACAGTATTCACGAAGTGCTTACTGTCCCACATGAGCGATTAGGATTACTCGATGCCTATAAAATCGATGGACCCCATGCCGGCAACTACAACGATTTCTTTAGCTTATTTAGAGATAATGAAACAATCACCCAAAATATTAATCTTGCCTGGAAAGATACTATTCACTGGATGAGCAAAAAATATCCTGATCTTGTGCCCATCCAAAACTCCCCCCCCCCTAAAGAAGAAGGAATATTTGAAAAATTGAAAAACATATTCCATTTTTGCTTATAAAGAAGTCGATTTTCACCAAAAAAAGCCATTACCTAGGGATTTTACTTACATTTTTTAATCATAACCCTATTATCAAATAGCAGTCGACCGTCAAATTTAAATCAATTTGATTTATTTCGCCTCAGTGTATTATAATAAATTAAAGCCTAAATACATTTATGGGAGAACGCTGTGCCTAAATGGGAAGAACTACAAAGATCTCTATCATTAAACATCAATGCACCTTCTCAACACGATGTTAGCAAATTAGAATTATGGTATTTGCAGAATATCAGTCAACAACCCCCTTATAAAAGTTCTGCGACTATTGAAAAAAAATTAACCCTTCTCAAACAAGAAATTGTGACTTTTCTTAATTCAGTTGCTGATATTACTGCCACTAAAGCTTCGGAAAAATTTGACCATCTAGACGGTATGAATGCGCTACAATATGCCAGCAAAAAGGGATATGATGTATATCTGAAAAGCATTTTAGAAAAAGATAATCGAGCCATTAATCTTGCAACAGGTGCACAACTTACCCCATTGCATATTGCTGCACTTTATGGGCATCATTTTACGGTACAAATTTTACTCGAATTCGGAGCCTCCACTACGCTGAAGACTCGCCTGAGACAATCTCCAGCTCATCTGGCTTTATCCATGCCATCAACTGTTAATGCGGTAAATAAGATTGATATCATGGAGAAGAAAGAAGCTATATTTTGTGAGATATTAAAAAATAACCCTGGAATTATAACCGCAACTGATGACAGTGATAATACCCTAGCCCATATCGCAGCAGACAATGGATTTACTTCCATTTTGGAAGACATGCGTGCCCATCACCCTGGCGTGCTGAGATTGAAAAATTCAACTTCGCACAGCCCCCTTCATCGCGCAATTTTAAGCAACCAGGATCCGTGTATCCATGTTTTAATTCAAGATGAATCATTATTATCTATCTCAGATAAGGTCGGTCGATTACCAATTCATTATGCCGCTTTATCCGGTAAAGACTCTATATTGGAAAACCTTGCCAAAGAACCTTATCTAAACGCTCAAGATAATCAGCTAAAGACTCCTTTGATGCTCGCAGCAAGCCAAGGGCATATTGATAATGTAAAATTTCTGATCCAAAAAGGCGCGGATGTGAGCTTACAGGATCAATATGGAAAAGATGTCCTTTATTATGCAGTAATGTCATTAAACACTGAGCTGGTCAAATGGTTAATATTTAATGTAGATGAAATAGATATTAATCAACAAGATAAGTATGGAAGAACGGCGATAATGAGTTTATTACATGAAA from Legionella sainthelensi carries:
- a CDS encoding MFS transporter codes for the protein MQNESKSVLSQLPISIWTLGFVSMLMDISSEIIHSLLPLFLTTALGTSTFVIGVIEGLGESTSLIVKIFSGALSDYLGQRKALAVIGYAMGAISKPLFAIASTSSVVLGARVFDRIGKGVRGAPRDALVADIAPHELRGSAFGLRQALDTVGAVIGPLLAVALMILFANDFRIVFWIAVIPGIVSVMLLIFGIKEPRTPVPCEKRINPLNRKNLSRLDMAYWWLVIIGAIFTLARFSEAFLVLRAIDVGMPIAVAPIVMVIMSFTYAISAYPFGKLADHMSHSRLLMMGIVILSIADVLLAINHHWTTLIAGVSLWGIHMGMTQGLLATMVADISPVDLRGTAFGFFNLASGLMMFVASMLAGFLWEHFGASITFYMGAFFCVIALIGLIFSGIKLGYQL
- a CDS encoding ankyrin repeat domain-containing protein — encoded protein: MPKWEELQRSLSLNINAPSQHDVSKLELWYLQNISQQPPYKSSATIEKKLTLLKQEIVTFLNSVADITATKASEKFDHLDGMNALQYASKKGYDVYLKSILEKDNRAINLATGAQLTPLHIAALYGHHFTVQILLEFGASTTLKTRLRQSPAHLALSMPSTVNAVNKIDIMEKKEAIFCEILKNNPGIITATDDSDNTLAHIAADNGFTSILEDMRAHHPGVLRLKNSTSHSPLHRAILSNQDPCIHVLIQDESLLSISDKVGRLPIHYAALSGKDSILENLAKEPYLNAQDNQLKTPLMLAASQGHIDNVKFLIQKGADVSLQDQYGKDVLYYAVMSLNTELVKWLIFNVDEIDINQQDKYGRTAIMSLLHETKKEDIESQIINELVDDFLKAGIKLELTDKYGNSLQNYIDSRAIVSFKN